A window of Rhinatrema bivittatum chromosome 2, aRhiBiv1.1, whole genome shotgun sequence contains these coding sequences:
- the CD83 gene encoding CD83 antigen yields the protein MHPKWYLKSLLLQNIWYVIHAATVEVVCTEDAVLPCVALQDPDISYRAITWYKVNGSSEELGLVARRKFLNNTESYFEDSVEITSSNMWALKIKNTTAFHSGIYKCQLWAPVGKPNTCGVLRLTVTGCPDQEENEISRKHILEIFLVSITVVFGLFLMFLNYKCIKIQTIFSTASKKWKNTCIFPTQNPRKGEDTILGNNGA from the exons atgcatccaAAGTGGTACTTGAAGTCTCTTCTCCTACAAAATA TTTGGTATGTGATCCATGCTGCTACGGTAGAAGTAGTGTGTACAGAGGATGCTGTGCTGCCATGTGTTGCCCTGCAGGACCCAGACATTAGCTACAGAGCCATAACCTGGTACAAG GTTAATGGAAGCAGCGAGGAGCTGGGTTTGGTGGCACGGAGGAAGTTTCTGAATAACACAGAATCTTATTTTGAAGACTCAGTAGAAATTACTAGTAGCAACATGTGGGCTTTGAAGATAAAGAACACCACAGCCTTCCACAGTGGGATATATAAGTGTCAACTCTGGGCGCCCGTTGGAAAACCGAACACGTGTGGCGTTCTCAGATTGACAGTAACAG GTTGCCCTGACcaagaagaaaatgaaatatCTAGGAAGCATATTCTAGAAATTTTTTTGGTATCCATCActgttgtttttggtttgttcctCATGTTTCTTAATTAT AAATGCATAAAGATACAGACGATATTCTCAACTGCTTCTAAAAAGTGGAAAAACACTTGTATTTTCCCTACTCAGAATCCAAGAAAAGGAGAAGATACAATATTGGGGAATAACGGTGCCTAA